A single Pedobacter sp. PACM 27299 DNA region contains:
- a CDS encoding SusC/RagA family TonB-linked outer membrane protein, whose product MSIKLTIVMLITTLMQVSASSFAQRLNLQQKDVSLKEVFTEIKKQTGYDVFYREGKLNSKQRIHANFNNASLQEVMKVCLSKQAMDFVLFEKTIVIKEKDQFGLSASNLQAWVSITGKVIDSKGQPFPGVGVKLKGTSNSTNTDTDGNYVLTGPDETGTLVFSYMGYATQEINITAGSKTINVTMQEEPKNLSEVVVVAYGTQKKSSLTAAVSTVKMDDIRNIPRPNILQSLSGRVPGLTVHETNGEPGSSPEILVRGIGTIDGNDNGPLVLIDGSPSTGLSNLAPADIESISVLKDAAAAAIYGSRAANGVLLVTTKRGGQMDKAVIEFNTYAGIQSPTRFPKTVSSFEYATLVNEAMSNEGKAPVYNENDLRLFKDGTDPVMHANTNWLEEVTQKQAPIVNNYLSASGNSAIGRYFVSGEYMYQKGSIKHIDNFNRVNLRANITSKISDKLELQMLTSYQTSKRDADGVMNIFSNVLRASPTAAVRYPNGYYGGTMFANGNYLWKTGNQVQVIENYGPVDYRKSTYTINGSLQYKPIEPLTLKLMSVYQAGNDEYSSYQGKFETYDFFDRTLEIGRNSLTEKWTKRNKYDLQATATYEKRFGKHYLNVLTGYSQELFREDRINAYRGDFINDELFELGAGDAATQTNGGGADHWAFMSGFGRLTYNFNEKYLFEATGRYDGSSRLAAGNRWDFFPSVSAGWNIQKEGFMKNIKWLDVLKFRASIGTLGNAEKLGFYEPYPRLNVGPKYSFNDKQVVGVLYGNPANPELTWETSTTYNLGLDASIKNGLLGFELDIWQKRTNDILLTVPVSSIVGLPKAEVTTNAGKVGSHGFDLILTHQKQVNDDFSYNASFTISGWRSWVIDLKDRATPFGSLRPTGDLGDYYGYEATGIINSDQQLANYRNLDGVPPQIGMGDLMYKDQNGDGKIDYMDQVKIGNRYVKTQYGLNLGFKYKSFDLGVLFQGTFNTDRVWDGYTRNVLMNYNSPLALHLDRWTPENRNADASIPRLLQNYAHNRENSSWWIKSGEYIRLKNLQLGYTLPSNVLRKLKVQSLRAYFAATNLLTYAPDYVDGFDPERDIYDQWYPNYTVVSLGLNLRF is encoded by the coding sequence ATGAGCATTAAACTGACCATAGTGATGTTGATTACAACTTTGATGCAGGTGAGTGCCAGCTCGTTTGCACAAAGATTGAATTTACAACAAAAAGATGTAAGCCTTAAAGAGGTCTTTACAGAGATTAAAAAGCAAACCGGATATGATGTTTTCTATAGAGAAGGCAAGTTGAACTCCAAACAGAGAATCCATGCTAATTTTAACAATGCCTCGTTGCAGGAGGTGATGAAAGTTTGTTTATCAAAACAGGCCATGGATTTTGTGCTTTTTGAAAAAACCATTGTAATTAAAGAAAAAGATCAGTTTGGTTTGTCTGCCTCTAATCTGCAGGCCTGGGTCAGCATCACCGGTAAGGTCATAGATAGTAAAGGTCAGCCTTTTCCTGGAGTAGGTGTAAAGCTAAAGGGGACTTCGAATTCGACGAATACTGATACAGATGGAAACTATGTGCTTACCGGACCCGATGAGACTGGGACACTGGTGTTTAGTTATATGGGTTATGCAACCCAGGAAATTAATATAACTGCAGGAAGTAAAACCATTAATGTTACCATGCAGGAAGAACCCAAGAATCTTAGTGAGGTTGTTGTGGTGGCCTATGGAACTCAAAAGAAGTCCAGTCTTACTGCTGCGGTTTCGACTGTTAAAATGGATGATATAAGAAATATACCCAGACCAAATATACTTCAATCCTTATCAGGCCGGGTACCTGGTTTAACCGTTCACGAAACGAATGGTGAACCTGGAAGTTCTCCTGAAATTTTGGTCCGTGGTATTGGAACTATTGACGGAAACGATAATGGTCCCCTTGTGCTGATTGACGGAAGTCCCAGTACTGGTCTTTCCAATCTTGCTCCAGCTGATATTGAAAGTATTTCAGTATTGAAAGATGCCGCTGCAGCGGCCATTTATGGCTCCCGAGCTGCAAATGGGGTGCTTTTAGTTACTACTAAGCGTGGTGGACAAATGGATAAGGCGGTGATAGAATTCAATACCTACGCTGGAATTCAATCGCCTACCCGATTTCCCAAGACGGTGAGTTCTTTCGAATATGCAACATTAGTGAATGAAGCCATGAGCAATGAGGGCAAGGCGCCAGTTTACAATGAGAATGACCTGAGGTTATTTAAGGACGGGACAGACCCTGTCATGCATGCCAATACCAACTGGCTGGAAGAAGTTACGCAAAAGCAAGCTCCAATAGTGAATAACTACCTGAGTGCAAGCGGAAATAGCGCGATAGGAAGATACTTTGTGTCGGGAGAGTATATGTATCAGAAAGGTTCCATCAAACACATAGACAATTTTAACCGCGTTAACCTCAGAGCAAATATAACCAGCAAGATCAGCGATAAGCTGGAACTGCAAATGCTGACCTCTTATCAGACCTCTAAAAGAGATGCTGATGGGGTAATGAACATATTCAGTAATGTACTGAGGGCATCACCCACAGCTGCCGTACGATACCCGAATGGATATTACGGAGGAACCATGTTTGCCAATGGCAATTACTTATGGAAAACAGGAAACCAGGTACAGGTTATTGAGAACTATGGTCCTGTCGACTACAGGAAATCAACCTATACCATCAATGGAAGCTTGCAATACAAACCGATAGAGCCGCTTACCTTAAAATTGATGAGCGTTTATCAGGCGGGTAATGATGAATATAGTTCGTACCAGGGTAAGTTTGAAACGTATGACTTTTTTGATCGTACATTGGAGATCGGTCGCAACAGTTTGACTGAAAAATGGACTAAAAGAAATAAGTATGACCTTCAGGCCACAGCGACCTATGAAAAAAGATTCGGAAAGCATTATCTGAATGTGCTGACGGGATATTCACAGGAATTATTCAGAGAGGATCGAATCAATGCATACAGAGGTGATTTCATTAACGATGAGCTTTTTGAATTGGGTGCCGGAGATGCAGCGACGCAAACCAATGGAGGAGGCGCAGACCACTGGGCATTCATGTCGGGTTTTGGACGTCTGACCTATAATTTTAATGAAAAATACCTCTTTGAAGCGACCGGAAGATATGACGGATCTTCAAGGCTGGCAGCTGGAAATCGATGGGATTTCTTCCCTTCCGTTTCCGCTGGCTGGAACATACAGAAAGAAGGTTTCATGAAGAATATAAAATGGCTCGACGTGCTGAAATTCCGTGCATCGATTGGAACCCTCGGTAATGCAGAAAAATTAGGTTTCTATGAACCTTACCCAAGACTGAACGTGGGACCGAAATACAGCTTCAATGATAAGCAGGTAGTAGGTGTACTTTACGGTAATCCCGCCAATCCTGAGCTTACCTGGGAAACTTCAACCACCTATAATCTCGGTTTGGATGCCAGTATAAAAAATGGTTTACTGGGTTTTGAATTAGATATCTGGCAAAAGAGGACTAATGACATCCTGCTGACTGTTCCCGTGTCTTCTATCGTAGGTTTACCTAAGGCGGAAGTAACCACAAATGCAGGGAAAGTGGGGAGTCATGGGTTCGATTTGATCCTTACTCATCAGAAACAGGTAAATGATGATTTCAGTTACAATGCTTCATTTACCATATCAGGTTGGAGAAGCTGGGTTATTGACCTGAAAGACAGAGCCACTCCCTTTGGTTCGCTAAGGCCTACGGGTGACCTTGGTGACTACTATGGTTATGAGGCTACAGGAATCATCAACTCTGATCAACAGCTGGCCAATTACAGAAATCTTGACGGTGTTCCCCCTCAGATCGGCATGGGTGATTTGATGTACAAAGATCAGAATGGTGACGGTAAAATAGATTACATGGACCAGGTAAAAATCGGTAACAGGTATGTCAAAACGCAGTATGGTCTAAATTTAGGGTTTAAATATAAATCCTTCGACCTGGGAGTGCTATTTCAGGGTACTTTCAATACCGATAGGGTATGGGATGGCTATACCCGGAATGTACTGATGAACTACAATTCGCCACTTGCGCTTCACCTGGACCGCTGGACTCCGGAAAATAGAAACGCTGATGCCAGCATTCCACGTTTGCTGCAAAACTATGCACACAACAGGGAAAATTCGAGCTGGTGGATAAAATCAGGAGAGTACATTCGCTTGAAGAACCTTCAATTGGGATATACTTTGCCTTCAAATGTGTTGCGTAAGCTCAAGGTTCAAAGTTTACGCGCCTATTTTGCTGCAACAAACCTGCTGACTTACGCTCCTGATTATGTAGATGGTTTTGATCCTGAACGGGACATCTATGACCAATGGTATCCAAATTATACAGTTGTTTCTTTGGGACTTAACTTAAGATTTTAA
- a CDS encoding DUF5018-related domain-containing protein codes for MKKIILLLLVCATLTYSCNKDAEIYPATNSSLAKISSFRLVTETGQNAAANVTIDAEKGTITVKANTGISLGRLFPSATVSEGAIVEPALGTYTDFSKPVVYTVIAGNRQDKKTWTVKVN; via the coding sequence ATGAAAAAAATTATATTGTTACTGCTTGTGTGCGCAACCCTGACATACAGCTGTAATAAAGATGCAGAAATTTATCCGGCTACCAACAGTAGTCTGGCCAAGATCAGTTCGTTCAGACTGGTTACGGAAACGGGACAAAACGCCGCGGCAAACGTAACAATCGATGCCGAAAAAGGTACAATAACCGTCAAAGCAAATACAGGTATTTCATTGGGTCGCTTATTCCCCTCGGCAACTGTTTCGGAAGGGGCGATCGTAGAGCCTGCATTGGGTACGTATACCGACTTTAGCAAACCGGTTGTATATACCGTTATAGCCGGTAACAGACAGGATAAAAAGACATGGACAGTTAAGGTTAATTAA
- a CDS encoding RagB/SusD family nutrient uptake outer membrane protein: MKKFKALYILLLALSLASCKKFLDRPPLSELSEGSFYKSPGDAAFAVNAMYEGFYELEGDGAPYLDILTDLLFLKNSWEAGFFPATNGSLTSDNWWPNDRMWSKKYIYIRNANVLFENIDKFKGQVPDAELNNYKGQARAIRAFQYTRLMQIFGDVPLITKSLSVNEWPAKNTADEVISFIMTEFDQAITELPADPADAKHGRLTKYAAYVLKARAAIYVAGFYNKPEYYTIAADALKEVVNSGKFELFQKSGDPKKDFGHLFLEENEGAENKEILLSLQFFKDLRANSISMVFAGNGWKGIQAHQNYIDLFECKHGWQAHGISFAELNKYRDTKTNLSPLAGKCPDYNPQDEFGNRDPRLNQTFFDPNITGSAGNITKSGELWPEANKTFYPDSENDAYYFKKMVEPSLFTPTYIPWNGGNNYVLIRYADVLLLYAESLNATGKTTEALPFINKVRSRVGMPAVSTGDPTELLEIIKHERKIELIQEQQLYYDYKRWKDLEKTMPFGAVFYGFRREQFGQESKVMETKYLVYPKYYNWAIPTGELRNNPNLTPSPNW; encoded by the coding sequence ATGAAAAAGTTTAAAGCACTATATATATTACTGTTGGCTCTTTCTCTAGCCTCCTGTAAGAAATTTCTGGATAGACCGCCTTTATCTGAACTATCGGAAGGCTCATTCTATAAGTCGCCTGGAGATGCCGCATTTGCGGTAAATGCCATGTATGAGGGATTTTATGAGCTGGAGGGAGACGGAGCTCCATATCTGGATATATTAACAGATTTGTTATTTCTAAAAAACTCATGGGAGGCTGGTTTTTTCCCGGCTACAAACGGCTCACTCACTAGCGACAACTGGTGGCCGAATGACAGGATGTGGAGTAAAAAATACATCTACATCAGGAATGCAAATGTTCTTTTTGAAAACATTGACAAATTTAAGGGTCAGGTTCCCGATGCTGAACTGAACAATTACAAAGGACAGGCCAGAGCCATAAGGGCTTTTCAATATACCAGACTGATGCAGATATTCGGAGATGTACCATTGATAACAAAGTCATTGAGTGTAAACGAATGGCCAGCTAAAAACACTGCAGACGAGGTGATCAGTTTCATCATGACGGAGTTTGATCAGGCGATTACAGAGCTACCGGCTGATCCAGCTGATGCTAAGCATGGTCGTCTCACCAAATATGCTGCTTATGTATTGAAGGCGCGTGCGGCGATTTATGTAGCAGGATTCTATAATAAACCAGAATATTATACCATTGCCGCAGATGCGCTTAAAGAAGTGGTGAATTCAGGTAAATTTGAACTGTTTCAAAAATCGGGTGATCCGAAAAAAGATTTTGGACATCTCTTTCTGGAAGAAAACGAAGGAGCAGAAAACAAGGAAATTCTGCTTTCATTGCAGTTCTTCAAAGACCTTCGTGCCAACAGTATCAGTATGGTTTTCGCAGGTAATGGATGGAAAGGCATACAAGCACACCAGAACTATATCGACCTTTTCGAATGTAAGCATGGCTGGCAGGCACACGGGATCAGCTTTGCTGAGCTCAATAAGTACCGCGATACCAAAACAAACCTGAGCCCGCTTGCAGGGAAGTGCCCGGATTATAATCCACAGGATGAATTCGGTAATCGTGATCCGCGTTTGAACCAGACATTCTTTGATCCCAATATCACCGGATCCGCAGGCAATATTACCAAGAGCGGAGAACTATGGCCTGAAGCCAACAAAACGTTTTATCCCGATTCAGAAAATGATGCTTACTATTTCAAAAAAATGGTAGAGCCTTCATTGTTTACCCCGACTTATATTCCATGGAATGGAGGCAATAATTATGTATTGATCAGGTATGCTGATGTGCTCTTGTTGTATGCAGAATCTTTAAATGCGACAGGCAAAACCACAGAAGCGCTGCCTTTCATCAATAAGGTCCGTTCAAGGGTTGGTATGCCTGCGGTCAGTACAGGGGATCCAACCGAACTGCTGGAGATCATCAAACATGAGCGTAAAATCGAGTTGATTCAGGAACAACAGCTGTATTATGATTATAAGCGCTGGAAAGATCTGGAAAAGACCATGCCATTTGGAGCCGTTTTTTATGGTTTCCGACGAGAACAATTTGGTCAGGAATCAAAAGTAATGGAGACAAAGTATCTGGTATATCCTAAGTATTATAATTGGGCCATACCTACAGGGGAACTCAGGAACAATCCAAATTTAACTCCTAGTCCGAACTGGTAA
- a CDS encoding YWFCY domain-containing protein: MNTGEDSQSLRKIIEFTRLISIFILSIHFYICCYVAFKQWGFTVEITDRLISNIAKTGLFDNLITPKLAALLFLAISLLGVKGKKD, translated from the coding sequence ATGAACACCGGAGAAGATAGCCAGAGCTTGCGAAAAATCATAGAATTTACAAGACTCATTAGCATTTTTATCTTAAGCATTCATTTTTATATCTGTTGTTATGTCGCATTTAAACAATGGGGATTCACAGTCGAAATTACTGACCGCTTAATTTCAAATATCGCCAAAACCGGCTTATTTGATAACTTAATAACACCCAAGTTAGCAGCTTTACTATTTCTAGCAATATCCCTTTTAGGAGTTAAAGGAAAAAAGGACTAG
- a CDS encoding FecR family protein, producing the protein MNKIITDQEFRILAIKCQDGTATEEEIEAFEAAYTLLLKRYKGWDSELMGPKEAVKTEMFTVLMDNVSTLKRRSIRLNFFKYASAAILLLTLGIGSYFYFKPNSLSQLQNSTAFDVLPGSNKAVLTLADGKKIILTDVKNGELAKQTGLSITKSKDGQIIYKVTEEAGQRSGQISYNTIETPRGGQYEVVLQDGTKVWLNAGSSLKFPTSFVGAERKVELSGEGYFEVAHNKLKPFKVISSVNAIKQEIEVLGTQFNVNVYGDESSAKTTLLEGSVRINANGDKRVLHPGQQSVLKANGVMNMAEVDVEEAVAWKNGYFLCNDESMESIMRKVSRWYDVDVVYQSEALKAHLFSGRLSRYNNVSKVLKVIELTNAVHFKITNDKIFVVN; encoded by the coding sequence ATGAATAAGATTATAACTGATCAGGAATTCAGGATATTGGCGATTAAATGTCAGGATGGAACAGCAACGGAAGAAGAGATAGAGGCTTTTGAAGCCGCCTATACTCTGCTGTTAAAAAGGTATAAAGGATGGGATAGCGAGTTGATGGGGCCTAAAGAAGCAGTAAAGACAGAGATGTTTACTGTGCTTATGGATAATGTATCGACGTTAAAAAGACGCAGTATCAGGTTAAATTTCTTTAAATATGCCTCAGCTGCCATCCTGCTCTTAACACTCGGGATAGGTTCCTATTTTTATTTTAAACCGAATTCATTATCCCAGCTTCAAAACTCAACCGCATTTGACGTATTACCAGGCAGTAATAAAGCAGTACTTACGCTTGCTGACGGTAAGAAGATCATCCTTACGGATGTAAAAAATGGAGAATTGGCAAAGCAGACAGGTCTTAGTATCACAAAATCCAAAGATGGACAGATCATTTATAAAGTGACAGAGGAGGCTGGGCAAAGGTCAGGCCAAATCTCCTACAATACTATTGAAACGCCCAGAGGAGGTCAATACGAGGTTGTGCTGCAGGATGGGACTAAGGTGTGGCTTAATGCAGGGTCCTCTTTGAAGTTCCCTACATCCTTTGTTGGCGCTGAACGTAAGGTAGAACTAAGTGGTGAAGGCTATTTCGAAGTTGCGCATAATAAATTAAAACCATTTAAAGTGATTTCCTCAGTAAATGCGATAAAGCAAGAAATAGAGGTGCTAGGTACTCAGTTTAACGTAAACGTTTATGGAGATGAATCGTCGGCGAAGACAACGCTGCTGGAAGGTTCTGTGAGAATTAATGCTAATGGAGATAAACGGGTGTTACATCCAGGTCAGCAATCAGTGTTGAAAGCGAACGGAGTAATGAATATGGCAGAAGTAGATGTTGAAGAAGCCGTGGCCTGGAAAAATGGGTACTTCCTGTGTAATGATGAGAGTATGGAAAGTATTATGCGTAAAGTTTCCAGATGGTACGATGTGGATGTAGTTTACCAGAGTGAGGCACTCAAAGCACATTTATTTAGCGGAAGGTTATCCAGATATAATAATGTATCCAAAGTGTTGAAGGTTATAGAACTCACCAATGCTGTGCATTTTAAAATCACTAACGATAAAATATTCGTCGTTAATTAA
- a CDS encoding RNA polymerase sigma-70 factor — MLQPNAFNDQDLVALLKTDEQVALKCIYDKYWENLYLAAFNIIRDEAQSKDIVQDVLLQMWIRRNDVAILTLKSYLFSAVRYKVLTHIKCADNRKVFVEPGELEQLAGSTELSDRLNEHDINEILEQVVVTLPGRCREIFLLSRKQFLSNKQIGERLGISVKTVENQMTIALKHLRAAMNEYLFWACLLFEIGIR, encoded by the coding sequence ATGCTACAGCCAAATGCATTCAACGACCAGGATCTAGTCGCGTTATTAAAAACGGACGAACAAGTTGCACTTAAGTGTATTTATGATAAATACTGGGAAAATTTATATCTGGCTGCCTTTAACATCATAAGGGATGAAGCCCAAAGTAAGGACATAGTCCAGGACGTCTTGTTGCAAATGTGGATACGCAGAAACGATGTGGCGATCTTAACGCTGAAATCTTACCTGTTTTCAGCGGTGCGTTATAAAGTACTAACCCATATTAAATGTGCAGACAACCGTAAGGTCTTTGTGGAACCAGGTGAGCTTGAACAGCTGGCGGGTAGCACGGAGTTGTCAGATCGTTTGAATGAACACGATATTAATGAGATACTTGAACAAGTAGTTGTTACTTTGCCAGGGCGGTGCCGGGAAATTTTTCTTTTGAGCAGAAAGCAATTCCTCAGTAATAAACAGATTGGAGAGCGCTTGGGAATTAGTGTGAAAACCGTAGAAAACCAGATGACAATTGCGCTAAAGCACCTTCGTGCAGCCATGAATGAATATCTTTTCTGGGCATGCCTGCTCTTTGAAATTGGCATCAGATAA